GCGAAAGATACTAAAGCCGCCCATTCTGCGGATCGCAAATGCATCCAGTGCGCCTTCATTAAATAGGTGCCAGGATGCCATCGCATGGACGTGGACACCGATTTCGCGTCCGGGCCAGCCCATGACCAGCGGATCGGCATAACGACAGTGGTTTGGGGCAAGCAGCACCGAATGTCCGGCATCGATCGCCTGTTTAAAACGTTCAACCTTTCGCAGTTCGTAATCGACGACACCTTCTTTGCGACGCAAATAAAAATCGTACAGACGCAAACGCTGGATCAGCCAAGGCCAAGCGGTGGAGCGAATCGGGGGAACGAATTCGTAGGGCCTGTCGAAAACGACGGTCATGCTAAACGGTCTTGGCAGAAGTACGAAACGGAAAGCCGCGTGCGTTGTCGAGCGGTACTGGTGGCGTCAGACCGGCGAAAAAGTTGTGGGAATGAAAACCGATAAACCTCTTTGGAGACTCAGGGTGTTCGGTTCCCGAAACCGTTCCGCGAAAAGAACTGACTGCGACAGCCGACAAATGCGTTTACGCAAAAGGGCTATTGTGCCGTCGCTTTGGCCAGAATAAACCCCAGTCCGACTGCGACGATGAAGAAGGCAAGCAGAAGCGATCCGATCAGCCACTTGTCGGTGCCCTGCTGGCGTTGAGGTTTACGGCTTTTTTGCCGATTTATTCCCGAATCGTCACCCGCATGAACGCTGGATCGTCCGGCGCGAGATTGTGAAGCGGGATGAGGACGACCACCGGTGTAACCCGATTCGACTTGCAAATCTAAGAAGCTGCCTTCGTTGAAGTCGATATCTCGGCGAGCGACGTTGACCATTTTGCCGCTATCGCTGGCGCTCAAGCCTTCGCCCTGGATCAAGCGGCTGCGGCTGCTTGCCAAGGTTTCGTTGTTCTTATTGGAAACGGTGTCGCCGCCAGTGTTGGGCCTCAGATCGGCATCGTCGAGTGAAATCGAAGACGAACCGTCATCGACGTATTGAGGCTTGTCGCCGAGGCCGATGGAGACCTTTTGTCCGCGAGGAACTTTGGCGACAAATCGCTCCAGGACTTCGGCAACGTCAGTTGCGGTTTGGTAGCGATACTGGGGCTCCTTTTGGATCATCTTGACACAGATGCCTTCAAGTTCCCCCGGGATATCGGGACGAATCTGCCGGATCGGTTTAGGCATTTCCTTTTGGTGCATCGCGATGCGCTGCGCCAAGGTGCCTTGGTTGAACGGGGGTTGGCCGGTCAGCACGTAATACATTGTGCAGCCAAGTCCGTAAATGTCTGCGCGGTGGTCAACCGAGTGGCTGTTGAGGGCTTGTTCGGGGGCGAGGTAATCGGCAGTCCCGAGGACGTTTTCGTTGTTCGCGACCGTTAACGATTCCTCGTCTTCGGCTCCCATCAAAGCCAGACCCATGTCCAGTAGGCGAACGACGTTTTTGGAATCGAGCAGCAGGTTCGCCGGTTTGACATCACGATGGATGATGCCTTTGGAATGGGCGTGGGCGAGTCCACGGGCGGCCTGTCCGATCACATCCGCAGCGGTTGATGGATCCAGCGGCCCGTCGCGTTTGACCAAGGCTTGCAGGTCTAAACCGTCGACGTATTCCATCACGATGTAGTGCACATCGCCTTCGTTGTCGATGTCGTGTGCCAAAACGATGTTGGGGTGGTTTAGCGACGCGATCGCTTTGGCTTCCAGTTGGAAGCGTGCCAGATAGGACGAGTCCGCAACTCGTTTCTTAGGTAGCACCTTGATCGCCCGGCGATCGTGCAGTCCCATGTGTTCGGCCAAGTACACACTGCTCATGCCGCCGGTGCCGATGTGCCCGAGCAGCTTATACTTGCCTAGAAAGAAGCCCTTGTATTTTCCGGCGAGCAGCTTTTCGTTGTGCCACGCGGTCAGCAAGCCTTTCTTTTCGAAGAGGCGAGCGAGCGTTTTTGCATCCGATGGCAGGTTCCCGCCGAGCTGTTCACGAATCTTTTCCACCAACCGCTGCTGTTTGGTCGGCTCGACCAAGCGGCTCTTCTCGATCAGTTCCAGGAACTTTTCAGGAGATAAAGTGGACATAGGCGGTCAGGGTAACAAATCCTTCCGGCGATGGGGGCTGTCGCTTTCATCCGACGCGTCAACAACCACTGCGTCAGTTGGAAAAAGCGTTGTGTACCGCGAGAGGAGTAGTTTTCCAAGTCGGAATTGCAAGCGATGCGAAGTCTAAGC
The Stieleria sp. JC731 genome window above contains:
- a CDS encoding serine/threonine protein kinase, which translates into the protein MSTLSPEKFLELIEKSRLVEPTKQQRLVEKIREQLGGNLPSDAKTLARLFEKKGLLTAWHNEKLLAGKYKGFFLGKYKLLGHIGTGGMSSVYLAEHMGLHDRRAIKVLPKKRVADSSYLARFQLEAKAIASLNHPNIVLAHDIDNEGDVHYIVMEYVDGLDLQALVKRDGPLDPSTAADVIGQAARGLAHAHSKGIIHRDVKPANLLLDSKNVVRLLDMGLALMGAEDEESLTVANNENVLGTADYLAPEQALNSHSVDHRADIYGLGCTMYYVLTGQPPFNQGTLAQRIAMHQKEMPKPIRQIRPDIPGELEGICVKMIQKEPQYRYQTATDVAEVLERFVAKVPRGQKVSIGLGDKPQYVDDGSSSISLDDADLRPNTGGDTVSNKNNETLASSRSRLIQGEGLSASDSGKMVNVARRDIDFNEGSFLDLQVESGYTGGRPHPASQSRAGRSSVHAGDDSGINRQKSRKPQRQQGTDKWLIGSLLLAFFIVAVGLGFILAKATAQ